In the Nitrospirota bacterium genome, one interval contains:
- the typA gene encoding translational GTPase TypA, with product MKREDIRNIAIIAHVDHGKTTLLDGMLQQAGIFRANEKVRERVMDSNDLEREKGITIMAKNTAVDYNGIKINIIDTPGHADFGGEVERTMKMADGVLLLVDASEGPLPQTRFVLNKALELNLPPILVVNKIDRPDARIQEVLNEVYDLFIDLNATEEQLEFPVVYTNAKVGTAMLDLNDKPENLKPLFDLIVNTVPPPQGDKDAPLQLLVTNIDYNDYVGRMAVGRIFAGTVNVGDAVAVITIDGKAVKTKITSMFTYSGLERVETKTAYVGDIIALSGIEGINIGDTITDVEKPMPLPRIKVDEPTISMMFSINTSPFAGKDGKFVTSRNLRDRLEKELLYNVSIRVSFDNTDSFKVMGRGELQLAILIEMMRREGYELSVSMPETITKEINGVKHEPMELLVIDVPEDFVGVVTQQIGMRKGKMQKMQNNGKGRVRLEFRIPSRGLIGFRSQFLTDTRGTGLLNHLFDGYEPWHGPMTSRQTGALVSDRTGRTTTYALFHLQPRGVLFIRDNIQVYEGMIVGENSRDNDLDVNVTKEKKLTNIRASGTDEALQLIPHRQLTLEQSIEFIKEDELIEVTPQFIRLRKRVLDAGKRPKRRE from the coding sequence ATGAAACGTGAAGATATAAGAAACATCGCGATCATCGCCCATGTCGACCACGGCAAGACAACGCTTCTTGACGGCATGCTTCAGCAGGCAGGTATATTCCGCGCAAATGAAAAGGTGCGTGAGAGGGTGATGGACAGCAACGACCTTGAGCGTGAAAAAGGAATCACGATCATGGCGAAGAACACCGCTGTTGATTACAACGGCATCAAGATAAATATCATAGATACACCCGGCCACGCCGACTTCGGCGGTGAGGTGGAGAGGACGATGAAGATGGCGGACGGCGTTCTGCTTCTCGTTGACGCTTCTGAAGGCCCTCTGCCCCAGACGCGGTTTGTATTGAACAAGGCGCTTGAGCTGAACCTGCCGCCTATCCTTGTTGTGAACAAGATAGACAGGCCTGACGCGAGGATACAGGAAGTTCTGAATGAGGTATACGACCTCTTCATCGACCTTAACGCGACTGAAGAGCAGCTTGAATTTCCGGTTGTTTATACAAACGCAAAGGTCGGAACAGCGATGCTCGACCTCAATGACAAGCCTGAGAACCTTAAGCCTCTCTTTGACCTGATCGTTAATACTGTTCCGCCTCCTCAGGGAGATAAGGACGCGCCCCTTCAGCTGCTCGTAACAAATATCGATTACAACGACTATGTGGGCAGGATGGCTGTAGGCAGAATATTTGCAGGCACTGTAAATGTAGGCGATGCCGTTGCTGTGATAACCATAGACGGTAAAGCGGTAAAGACAAAGATAACTTCAATGTTCACTTATTCCGGCCTTGAAAGGGTAGAGACAAAGACGGCATATGTCGGCGACATCATCGCGCTTTCCGGAATTGAAGGCATTAACATTGGTGACACGATCACAGATGTGGAAAAACCTATGCCGCTTCCGAGGATCAAGGTGGATGAACCCACCATCTCAATGATGTTCTCCATCAACACATCCCCTTTCGCAGGCAAGGACGGAAAGTTCGTTACGTCAAGGAACCTGAGGGACAGGCTCGAGAAGGAACTGCTTTACAACGTCTCCATCAGGGTGAGCTTTGACAATACGGATTCATTCAAGGTCATGGGCAGGGGAGAGCTCCAGCTCGCGATACTCATCGAGATGATGAGGCGCGAGGGTTATGAGCTTTCAGTGTCAATGCCTGAGACGATCACAAAAGAGATAAACGGCGTAAAGCATGAGCCCATGGAGCTTCTTGTTATTGACGTGCCTGAGGATTTTGTCGGCGTTGTGACACAGCAGATCGGCATGAGAAAGGGCAAGATGCAGAAGATGCAGAATAACGGAAAAGGCAGGGTGAGGCTCGAGTTCAGGATCCCCTCCCGCGGCCTGATAGGTTTCAGGTCGCAGTTCCTCACAGACACAAGGGGCACAGGCCTTCTCAACCATCTCTTTGACGGTTATGAGCCGTGGCACGGGCCGATGACATCAAGGCAGACAGGCGCGCTTGTTTCAGACAGGACAGGCAGGACCACTACATACGCGCTCTTTCACCTTCAACCGAGGGGCGTTCTCTTTATCAGGGACAACATACAGGTCTATGAGGGCATGATCGTCGGCGAGAATTCACGCGACAACGACCTTGATGTCAACGTGACCAAGGAGAAGAAGCTCACCAACATCCGCGCATCGGGCACTGACGAAGCGCTTCAGCTCATCCCGCACAGGCAGCTTACACTCGAGCAGTCCATAGAGTTTATCAAGGAAGACGAGCTCATAGAGGTAACGCCGCAGTTTATCAGGCTGAGAAAGAGGGTGCTTGATGCGGGCAAGAGGCCGAAGAGAAGGGAGTAG
- the hcp gene encoding hydroxylamine reductase, translating into MFCYQCEQTMEGGCDKKIGVCGKNEDIASLQDITIFGLKGVAAYAHHARELGKSDPEIDAITHAALYSTLTNVNFSLADNIKTALSVGTATVKAMALLDEAHTSRLGIPEPVTVSEDRVQGKSILVTGHNLYALEDLLKQTEGKGINVYTHSEMLPAHGYPKLKKFSHLKGNVGKAWHDQRRVFDDFPGAILVTTNCVMPVRGTYGDRMFTYDVTGVENSSKIENNDFSPLIKKALSLPDADVKSDKTLTTGFHHENVLKLAPQIIDAVKAGKIKRFFVIAGCDSPGDGSDYFRELAELVPKDCVILTTSCGKFRFNDIDFGNIDGIPRYIDLGQCNNSISAVKIALALADAFKCSVNELPLTIALSWFEQKAVAILLGLFSLGVKNIYLGPKPPEFVTPGVLKVLQDNFSLKLTGEAKVDIKNMLG; encoded by the coding sequence ATGTTTTGTTATCAATGCGAGCAGACGATGGAAGGCGGATGTGACAAGAAGATCGGGGTATGCGGAAAGAATGAGGACATAGCGAGCCTTCAGGATATAACCATATTCGGGCTGAAGGGTGTCGCGGCTTACGCGCATCACGCAAGGGAGCTTGGAAAGAGCGATCCTGAGATAGATGCCATTACACATGCGGCGCTATACTCGACACTTACAAATGTCAATTTCAGCCTGGCGGACAATATCAAGACAGCGCTGAGCGTCGGCACGGCGACTGTAAAGGCGATGGCGCTTCTTGATGAGGCACATACCTCAAGATTGGGCATACCTGAACCTGTTACGGTCTCTGAGGACAGGGTGCAGGGCAAGAGCATCCTTGTCACAGGACACAACCTCTACGCTCTTGAAGACCTGCTGAAGCAGACCGAGGGCAAGGGAATTAATGTATACACCCACTCTGAGATGCTCCCTGCTCATGGTTATCCGAAGCTCAAGAAGTTCAGCCACTTGAAGGGCAATGTGGGCAAGGCATGGCATGACCAGAGAAGGGTCTTTGACGACTTCCCCGGAGCCATCCTCGTCACAACAAACTGCGTGATGCCTGTGAGAGGCACATACGGCGACAGGATGTTCACCTATGACGTAACCGGCGTTGAGAATTCGTCAAAGATCGAGAACAATGATTTCTCTCCCCTTATTAAGAAGGCGCTTTCTCTGCCTGATGCAGATGTCAAATCAGACAAGACGCTGACAACAGGTTTTCATCATGAGAATGTCCTTAAGCTTGCTCCTCAGATAATAGATGCGGTCAAGGCGGGAAAGATCAAGAGGTTCTTTGTTATAGCAGGGTGTGATTCGCCGGGTGACGGGAGCGATTACTTCAGGGAGCTGGCAGAGCTTGTTCCCAAAGACTGTGTGATACTGACGACTTCATGCGGAAAGTTCAGGTTCAATGACATTGATTTCGGCAATATCGACGGCATCCCCCGCTATATAGACCTCGGGCAGTGCAACAACTCCATCTCCGCGGTCAAGATCGCGCTCGCGCTTGCTGATGCGTTTAAATGTTCTGTGAACGAACTGCCTCTTACCATAGCGCTCTCATGGTTTGAGCAGAAGGCGGTCGCCATACTTCTCGGCCTCTTCAGCCTCGGAGTAAAGAATATCTACCTCGGGCCCAAGCCGCCTGAGTTTGTGACGCCGGGCGTATTGAAAGTGCTTCAGGACAACTTCAGCCTGAAGCTTACAGGTGAAGCTAAAGTAGACATAAAGAACATGCTGGGATAA
- a CDS encoding metallophosphoesterase: MKIGIISDSHDHSENIIKAVNAFKEKKAEYVIHLGDYVNPASIKLFKDVKLVGIFGNNDGDKFRLINSFNEIGGEIKGDFHEFEADGLKCACYHGTEPQLRNSLVASGTYDVVMFGHTHKCVNEKIGDTLVLNPGTSHGFWKEATVMVFDTVAKEAEIIELQ, translated from the coding sequence ATGAAGATAGGCATCATCTCAGATTCGCACGACCATTCAGAAAATATCATAAAGGCTGTTAACGCCTTCAAAGAGAAGAAGGCCGAGTATGTCATACACCTCGGCGATTACGTAAACCCCGCCTCGATCAAACTCTTTAAGGATGTAAAGCTTGTCGGCATATTCGGCAACAACGACGGCGACAAGTTCAGGCTGATCAATTCCTTCAATGAGATAGGCGGAGAGATAAAGGGCGACTTCCACGAGTTTGAGGCTGACGGCCTGAAATGCGCCTGTTATCACGGTACAGAACCCCAGCTCAGAAATTCGCTTGTCGCATCAGGCACATATGATGTTGTGATGTTCGGCCATACGCATAAATGTGTAAATGAAAAGATCGGCGATACCCTTGTCCTTAACCCCGGCACCTCCCACGGCTTCTGGAAGGAGGCTACTGTGATGGTCTTTGACACAGTGGCGAAAGAGGCTGAGATAATAGAGCTGCAGTAA
- a CDS encoding DUF1015 domain-containing protein, protein MAEIIPFKGVLYNPEKVDAGAVTAPPYDIVSPQAKDKLYEKSPHNIIRIDFGKDNEGDDENENRYSRASALLNDWLEKDILRQDSEPAFYCYEATYRVDGEERRLRGILGAVKIEELGSGEIHPHEETHSKPKSDRLNILRFCRANISPIFSIYSSAEKKASSILEKIVKNKPFLEAIDNDGFINRLWKINDKASIDAIRKEFSDKDIFIADGHHRYETALAFKHEMEQKGELKTGDEPFNYVLMFLANMDEPGLTLLPTHRMVEIDSSINITEILSHCFDIEAFSYNNDSEEKTAMDKMFHAMKTKKYSIGMFDKDEKKYYDLSFRCPHDSLDSHDILKKLDVTVLHKLIFREILKVTNYEYEMSPEVAVKRVKSSPARAAFFLSPTRVEDLKAVALEGQRMPPKSTYFYPKLLTGMVIFKF, encoded by the coding sequence ATGGCTGAGATAATCCCGTTCAAAGGTGTTTTATATAATCCTGAAAAGGTCGATGCCGGAGCTGTTACGGCGCCTCCATATGATATAGTCTCGCCTCAAGCCAAGGATAAACTCTACGAAAAAAGCCCTCACAACATCATCCGCATAGATTTCGGCAAGGACAATGAGGGAGACGATGAGAATGAGAACCGCTATTCAAGGGCATCCGCGTTATTAAACGATTGGCTTGAGAAAGATATTCTGCGTCAGGACTCTGAGCCGGCTTTTTACTGCTACGAGGCAACCTACAGGGTTGACGGTGAAGAGAGGAGGCTGAGGGGCATTCTCGGCGCGGTGAAGATTGAGGAGCTCGGCTCAGGGGAAATACATCCCCACGAGGAAACACACTCAAAACCGAAGTCCGACAGGCTGAATATCCTCCGCTTCTGCAGGGCAAATATAAGCCCGATCTTCTCCATCTACAGCAGCGCTGAAAAAAAGGCCTCATCAATATTGGAAAAGATTGTAAAGAATAAGCCATTTCTCGAAGCTATCGACAACGACGGCTTTATTAACAGGCTCTGGAAGATAAATGATAAAGCGTCGATAGATGCCATAAGAAAAGAATTTTCAGATAAGGACATATTCATCGCTGACGGCCATCACAGGTATGAGACAGCGCTTGCCTTTAAACATGAGATGGAGCAGAAGGGCGAATTAAAGACAGGTGACGAACCATTTAATTATGTATTGATGTTCCTTGCGAATATGGATGAGCCAGGCCTGACGCTCCTGCCCACACACCGGATGGTCGAGATAGACAGCAGCATAAATATCACTGAGATCCTGAGCCACTGTTTTGATATTGAAGCATTTTCATATAACAATGACTCCGAAGAAAAGACGGCTATGGATAAGATGTTCCATGCCATGAAGACAAAAAAATATTCAATCGGGATGTTTGATAAAGATGAAAAAAAGTATTATGACCTCAGCTTCAGATGCCCGCATGACAGCCTTGATTCTCATGATATCCTCAAGAAGCTTGACGTGACCGTGCTTCATAAACTCATATTCAGGGAGATCCTGAAAGTCACAAATTATGAATATGAGATGTCTCCTGAGGTCGCTGTTAAGCGTGTGAAGAGCAGCCCTGCGCGCGCGGCATTCTTCCTGAGCCCTACAAGGGTGGAAGACCTCAAGGCGGTCGCGCTTGAGGGGCAGAGGATGCCGCCGAAATCCACATACTTTTATCCGAAGCTTCTGACCGGCATGGTCATTTTTAAATTTTAA
- a CDS encoding UbiA family prenyltransferase encodes MSMLKKITDYLRMIKFSHSVFALPFAFTGALLAAGGIPTIRQIFWITIAMFGARSGAMGINRIVDKKIDALNPRTKERELPSGVIRSGEAFFFTIVAFAVFVAAAYKLNPLCFLISPFAIAIIILYPYTKRFTWLCHVVLGIAIAFAPFGAWAAVRGAIEPEIFPLVIAVLFWVAGFDLFYALHDIDFDKEQNLYSVPSRFGINKTLWTARLFHLITVSMLLLLIPLFHLSAIYLFGILIAIAMLLYEHSLVRPTDLSRLDMAFFNMNGYISITVFVFTLLNYILPL; translated from the coding sequence ATGTCCATGCTGAAAAAAATTACTGACTATCTCAGGATGATAAAGTTCTCGCATTCGGTCTTTGCCCTGCCCTTTGCCTTTACCGGCGCGCTGCTCGCCGCAGGCGGCATCCCGACGATCAGGCAGATATTCTGGATAACGATAGCGATGTTCGGCGCGCGTTCCGGCGCGATGGGGATTAACAGGATCGTTGATAAAAAGATAGATGCCCTCAACCCGCGCACAAAGGAGAGGGAGCTTCCAAGCGGTGTGATAAGATCAGGCGAGGCGTTCTTCTTTACGATCGTTGCTTTTGCGGTCTTTGTGGCAGCGGCATATAAACTAAACCCTCTATGCTTCCTTATCTCGCCGTTTGCCATAGCTATAATTATCCTATACCCATATACAAAGAGGTTCACATGGTTATGTCACGTGGTGCTGGGGATTGCAATAGCATTCGCTCCATTCGGCGCCTGGGCTGCTGTAAGAGGCGCTATAGAGCCGGAGATATTCCCGCTTGTCATAGCGGTGCTCTTCTGGGTAGCGGGGTTTGACCTCTTTTACGCGCTGCATGATATTGATTTTGATAAAGAGCAGAATCTATATTCAGTGCCGAGCAGGTTCGGGATAAATAAGACCCTGTGGACTGCAAGGCTGTTTCACCTCATAACCGTCTCGATGCTCTTGCTTCTCATTCCCCTTTTCCATCTCTCTGCGATATATCTTTTCGGGATTCTAATCGCAATCGCGATGCTTCTCTATGAACACTCACTTGTCAGGCCGACAGACCTCAGCAGGCTGGATATGGCGTTCTTTAATATGAACGGCTACATAAGCATTACGGTATTTGTCTTTACTCTTTTAAATTATATTCTTCCATTGTAG
- a CDS encoding class II aldolase/adducin family protein yields the protein MIEKLISHAHKVSAAGLVVGSSGNISSRLYKNMFAISSAGAWLGELTQDDITTCYLDDKDKYDGTEPSMEAPFHRAIYLERPDVKAILHFQSPYATTLACARTLDFNLNFIPEVPAYLKNIKVISYSNPGSQLLTEDIKANIMGTDCNILVLRGHGQIAIGKDLKSMLRNAEIFEFACMIKCQGLELNTYNPQTIKELQDYEKA from the coding sequence ATGATAGAAAAGCTCATCAGCCACGCTCATAAGGTAAGTGCAGCCGGACTTGTCGTCGGCTCAAGCGGGAATATAAGCTCCCGGCTCTACAAGAACATGTTCGCGATCTCATCTGCCGGCGCCTGGCTCGGCGAACTGACACAGGATGACATAACAACATGCTATCTTGATGACAAAGATAAATATGACGGGACTGAACCTTCCATGGAGGCGCCGTTTCACAGGGCTATCTACCTTGAGCGGCCGGATGTAAAGGCGATACTGCATTTCCAGTCTCCATACGCGACAACGCTTGCCTGCGCCCGGACGCTTGATTTCAATCTGAACTTTATCCCGGAGGTTCCGGCGTATCTGAAGAACATCAAGGTTATCTCATATTCAAATCCGGGCTCCCAGCTTTTGACAGAGGATATCAAAGCGAATATCATGGGCACTGACTGCAACATACTTGTTCTCCGGGGACACGGCCAGATAGCTATTGGCAAAGATCTGAAGAGTATGCTCAGGAATGCTGAGATCTTTGAGTTCGCCTGCATGATAAAGTGCCAGGGCTTAGAGCTGAATACTTATAATCCTCAGACTATAAAGGAACTACAGGATTACGAAAAGGCTTAA
- a CDS encoding menaquinone biosynthesis decarboxylase — MAYKDLREFIALLEKKGLLKRIKAEVDPILELSEITDRVCKSPDGGKALLFENVKGSQFPVVTNIFGSFERMAMALEVAKIDDVAARINDLLKQSPPKTLMEKLSMLPKLLEFSKFFPKTVKNAQCQEVIEKDNPDLSRFPIIKCWPSDGQPTDEGRFITLPMVFTKDPETGRPNCGMYRIHIFDKQTTGMHWHIHKDGARHYDKYKAMNKRMPAAIAVGSDPAVMYSATAPLPEAIDEMMFAGFLRKEPVEMVKCITSEIEVPANSELIIEGYLEPGETRIEGPFGDHTGFYSAADQYPVFHVTCITHRKDMIYPATLVGKPPMEDCYIGKATERIFLPLLQMEFTEIKDMNLPMEGVFHNCALISIKKSYPGHAKKIIHGLWGKGQMMFAKLLIIVDDDVDVQNISYTAWRVLNNVDWKRDVVIADGPLDDLDHAANFPRYGSKMGIDATRKTREEGMTREWPDELFMSDEIKRLVDERWKEYGLE; from the coding sequence ATGGCTTATAAAGACCTTAGAGAATTTATTGCTCTTCTGGAAAAGAAGGGCCTGCTGAAGCGGATAAAGGCTGAGGTTGACCCTATCCTTGAACTATCTGAAATAACGGACAGGGTCTGCAAGAGTCCCGACGGAGGCAAGGCGCTACTCTTTGAGAATGTAAAAGGTTCCCAATTTCCTGTTGTGACAAACATCTTCGGCTCATTTGAGAGAATGGCGATGGCGCTTGAAGTTGCCAAAATTGATGATGTTGCCGCGAGAATAAATGATCTGCTCAAGCAATCCCCTCCAAAGACGCTTATGGAGAAGCTCTCGATGCTCCCGAAGCTTCTTGAGTTCTCAAAGTTCTTCCCAAAGACGGTCAAAAACGCTCAGTGTCAGGAGGTCATAGAAAAGGATAATCCCGACCTGAGCAGATTCCCGATAATAAAATGCTGGCCAAGTGACGGACAGCCGACTGATGAAGGCAGGTTCATTACACTGCCGATGGTATTTACCAAAGACCCGGAGACAGGCAGGCCGAACTGCGGCATGTACCGTATCCACATATTTGATAAACAGACAACCGGTATGCACTGGCATATTCACAAAGACGGCGCGCGCCATTATGACAAATACAAGGCGATGAACAAACGCATGCCCGCCGCAATCGCTGTCGGAAGCGACCCTGCTGTCATGTACTCAGCAACCGCGCCGCTTCCTGAGGCGATCGATGAGATGATGTTTGCAGGCTTTCTCAGAAAAGAGCCTGTTGAGATGGTCAAATGCATTACATCCGAAATAGAAGTTCCGGCAAACAGCGAGCTTATTATTGAAGGCTATCTTGAGCCCGGAGAGACACGCATAGAAGGGCCGTTCGGAGACCATACCGGATTTTACTCTGCCGCAGATCAATATCCTGTATTCCATGTCACGTGCATTACACACAGAAAGGATATGATCTATCCCGCAACACTTGTAGGCAAACCGCCTATGGAAGACTGCTATATCGGCAAGGCGACAGAGAGGATATTCCTCCCGCTGCTTCAGATGGAGTTCACAGAGATAAAGGACATGAACCTGCCTATGGAGGGGGTATTTCACAACTGCGCCCTCATATCAATAAAGAAGAGTTATCCCGGCCACGCGAAGAAGATAATTCACGGACTCTGGGGCAAGGGGCAGATGATGTTCGCAAAGCTCCTCATAATCGTTGACGATGATGTTGATGTGCAGAACATCTCTTACACCGCATGGCGCGTACTCAATAATGTTGACTGGAAGAGGGATGTGGTCATAGCAGACGGCCCGCTTGATGACCTCGACCACGCTGCGAACTTCCCGCGCTACGGCTCAAAGATGGGCATAGATGCAACCCGCAAGACAAGAGAAGAAGGCATGACCCGCGAATGGCCTGATGAACTTTTTATGTCTGATGAGATCAAGAGGCTTGTTGATGAGAGATGGAAGGAGTACGGGTTGGAGTAA
- a CDS encoding WD40 repeat domain-containing protein: MKKLLIFLALFLSVFSPFTAQSQSIKLIKTFGNYNGETVLSVDISPDGKKILSGHDIPPDKGSYLDKGHIKLWDISNSNEIFTFTGHSRQVKSVAFSPDGLTAASASIDGTIRVWDVTTGNEVKVLRKVQAKYSLAFTVDYSPSGKELLVGTAEESTLKLLNVNSGDVIKNFNNEWNIKKAVFSNNGKYALSIQKYDSPMLWDINSGKLIKTFTRQKGLLAYLFKSSGAWICGDLSPQAKYVAAGSSDGVIRIWGVESEKELWSIDAHNEGVNDIVFSPDGNLVLSTGNDGKVNLWDTHSGKMISQINLGTNHDYGEALKFSPDGSSFIVGTMRGIIMQFAVQN; the protein is encoded by the coding sequence ATGAAAAAACTACTAATCTTTTTAGCTCTTTTCCTATCAGTTTTCTCACCTTTTACAGCTCAAAGTCAAAGCATAAAACTTATAAAAACTTTTGGTAATTATAATGGGGAGACTGTTTTATCAGTTGATATCTCCCCTGATGGCAAGAAAATTTTGTCAGGACATGACATACCTCCTGATAAAGGAAGCTATTTAGATAAAGGTCATATAAAACTATGGGACATATCTAACAGCAATGAGATTTTTACTTTTACCGGACATTCACGACAAGTTAAATCTGTGGCTTTTTCTCCTGATGGCCTAACAGCTGCTTCTGCCAGTATAGACGGTACAATAAGAGTGTGGGATGTGACAACAGGAAACGAGGTGAAAGTATTAAGAAAAGTACAAGCCAAATATAGTCTTGCATTTACAGTAGATTACTCCCCAAGCGGAAAAGAACTTCTTGTCGGAACAGCTGAAGAATCTACTTTGAAACTATTAAATGTGAACTCAGGGGATGTGATTAAAAATTTTAATAATGAATGGAATATTAAAAAAGCCGTCTTTTCTAATAATGGCAAGTACGCTTTATCCATACAAAAATATGACTCGCCTATGCTGTGGGATATTAACAGTGGAAAGCTAATCAAAACATTTACACGTCAAAAGGGTTTGTTAGCCTATCTGTTTAAAAGTTCAGGGGCCTGGATCTGTGGAGATCTATCTCCGCAGGCAAAATATGTAGCGGCAGGAAGTTCTGATGGCGTCATTAGAATTTGGGGAGTCGAAAGTGAAAAAGAACTGTGGAGCATTGACGCTCATAATGAAGGAGTAAACGATATAGTATTTTCTCCTGATGGCAACCTTGTTCTTTCAACCGGCAACGATGGGAAAGTAAATCTGTGGGATACACATAGTGGTAAGATGATAAGCCAAATTAACCTGGGAACAAATCATGATTATGGAGAAGCTTTAAAATTTTCACCTGATGGAAGTTCATTCATTGTTGGAACTATGCGAGGAATTATCATGCAGTTTGCTGTACAAAACTAA
- a CDS encoding ATP-binding protein: MSIYIPQKQLKNLENLISPNKVIVIYGPRRVGKTTLINKYLETIDENYLSVSGEDITVQSYLSSQSIPKLRDFVGKNTLLVIDEAQKINNIGLNLKMIVDHIKGVKVIATGSSSFDLAKDIGEPLTGRKFVIKLFSLAQMEISEIEEAHETEANLDARLIYGSYPEVVIINDNKQRELYLREIVNSYLYKDILELEGIRHSGKLVRLLQLLAFQIGKEVSYNELGTQLGMSKNTVEKYLDLLEKAFVIFRLSGFSRNLRKEISKSPRYFFYDNGIRNAVIGNLNPLTARNDTGMLWENYIVMERIKKQEYLQIFASNYFWRTYDRKEIDLVEEAEGKLHGYEIKWKQTKAGSPKGWLESYNNADYTVITKDNYLKFIL, from the coding sequence ATGTCAATTTATATTCCACAAAAACAGCTTAAGAACCTGGAGAATCTGATTTCTCCCAACAAGGTAATTGTAATATACGGCCCGCGCAGGGTTGGAAAGACCACCCTTATTAACAAATATCTGGAAACCATTGATGAAAATTATCTATCAGTAAGCGGAGAAGATATTACGGTTCAGAGTTACCTCAGCAGCCAGTCAATTCCAAAACTCAGGGATTTTGTCGGAAAGAATACCTTGCTGGTAATAGATGAAGCTCAGAAGATAAATAATATAGGGCTGAACCTTAAAATGATAGTTGATCATATAAAAGGGGTTAAGGTAATTGCAACCGGTTCGTCATCATTTGATCTGGCTAAAGATATCGGGGAACCTCTTACTGGCAGAAAGTTTGTAATAAAACTTTTTTCCCTTGCGCAGATGGAGATATCGGAGATTGAGGAGGCACATGAAACAGAAGCGAACCTTGATGCGAGGCTGATATACGGTTCCTATCCCGAAGTGGTCATAATTAATGATAACAAGCAGAGAGAGCTTTACCTTAGAGAGATAGTAAATTCTTATCTGTATAAAGATATACTTGAGCTTGAGGGGATAAGGCACTCCGGCAAACTTGTGAGGCTTCTGCAACTGCTTGCATTTCAGATCGGGAAAGAGGTCTCATATAATGAACTCGGTACACAGCTTGGAATGAGTAAAAATACGGTCGAGAAATATCTTGACCTGCTTGAGAAGGCTTTTGTAATATTCAGGCTTTCCGGATTCAGCAGGAATCTGAGAAAGGAGATAAGCAAAAGCCCCCGCTACTTTTTTTATGACAACGGCATCCGCAATGCTGTTATAGGCAATCTAAATCCTTTGACAGCAAGAAACGATACAGGGATGTTATGGGAAAACTATATAGTTATGGAGAGAATAAAGAAGCAGGAATATTTGCAGATCTTTGCCAGTAACTATTTCTGGCGGACTTACGACAGGAAAGAGATAGACCTTGTTGAAGAAGCGGAAGGAAAACTTCACGGTTATGAGATAAAGTGGAAACAAACAAAGGCCGGGTCGCCGAAGGGATGGCTTGAATCATATAATAATGCAGACTATACAGTAATCACAAAAGACAACTATCTCAAATTTATTTTATAA